The Accipiter gentilis chromosome 9, bAccGen1.1, whole genome shotgun sequence genome includes a region encoding these proteins:
- the C9H10orf90 gene encoding (E2-independent) E3 ubiquitin-conjugating enzyme FATS isoform X3, which translates to MPSGEGKPPCLRCARHSRLDFQVKPCAKWTRETQSFVTQMCLSINYSSWKKTGRFGVTQKQWGTDGQRTCTGLQRESAAERKSSSTKESLSSQNTTSISPIVISQMTDENKSKENWPALPMQSMIPQPSAYHTKQSLANHGSVDINRVFMVLPSRLEIQASLDDATSPLDSPIAEEKQCQNQQKGFASITITARRVALGSSDPARGRGAVQEPSTVSPTSSKVPAAFRCWPPAGKSNQRASPLKISESCSQLGEEPRKQLFDPGKKENGVGLQSSDGREGVPPSFTSCVHLQVSQQCPNTIYYLDKSLNVCIDQPRINYQKIHRSVLSFHINCSSSRLTADGVDGIANGEPIEAIFQTKLLGENETPLRSNLRAHLTENNVINKEKTNEGYLGSKYPLQSVFVSGLPAFVDIPRGPNNVATTEKDDETLSGSKKKQRTMGRSSGTASGSLPDTASRKAIVAATDGSSKKRDPCKDTSRSKEIQAQGILKPKKSLSSSMCNKKASSRILWEENVHRQNQLLKSDYEFCGSSDKIKEHKEEDERERASGVTLSTARSPDVTREKNDALTRPETGSQTEKTPPTPQTLREALETHKPQFISRSQERLKRLENMVRLRKAQQSNAPASNQGALVCKLSSTSTSSKKKQYTIPHPLSDNLFKPKERFIPEKEMHMRSKRIYDNLPEVKKKQEEKQKRIIIQSNRMRVEIFKKQLLDQLLQRNTE; encoded by the exons gagtgacACAAAAGCAATGGGGCACTGACGGTCAGAGGACATGCACAGGCCTTCAGCGGGAGAGTGCTGCGGAGAGAAAATCAAGCTCTAccaag GAATCTCTGTCATCACAAAATACAACATCGATTTCACCGATAGTCATTTCACAGATGACTGATGAGaataaatcaaaagaaaattgGCCCGCTTTGCCTATGCAGTCCATGATCCCCCAGCCCAGTGCTTACCACACGAAGCAATCTTTGGCTAACCATGGTTCAGTCGACATTAACAGAGTATTTATGGTACTTCCCAGCAGATTAGAAATTCAAGCATCTTTAGATGACGCCACGTCTCCATTGGACTCTCCCATCGCAGAGGAAAAACAGtgtcaaaaccagcagaaaggGTTTGCCTCCATAACTATTACTGCCAGGCGTGTTGCCTTGGGCTCCAGCGACCCAGCACGTGGACGCGGGGCCGTGCAAGAGCCCAGCACCGTGTCCCCAACCTCAAGCAAAGTCCCTGCTGCCTTCCGTTGCTGGCCTCCAGCCGGCAAATCAAACCAGCGTGCCTCTCCATTAAAGATTTCTGAATCCTGCTCACAATTAGGCGAAGAGCCACGAAAACAGCTTTTTGACCCTGGAAAGAAGGAGAATGGCGTGGGTCTTCAAAGCAGTGATGGGAGAGAGGGAGTACCACCTTCGTTCACCTCGTGTGTCCACCTTCAGGTTTCTCAGCAGTGTCCAAATACCATCTATTATTTAGACAAGTCGCTCAATGTATGCATTGACCAACCTCGAATTAACTACCAAAAAATTCATAGATCAGTGCTGTCCTTCCATATAAATTGCAGTTCGTCTAGATTAACAGCAGATGGAGTAGATGGCATAGCTAATGGAGAGCCAATAGAGGCGATATTTCAAACAAAGCTCCTAGGAGAAAACGAGACTCCACTCAGATCAAACTTGAGGGCCCACTTGACAGAAAATAATGTGattaataaagagaaaacaaatgaaggcTATTTGGGTAGTAAATACCCTTTGCAAAGTGTCTTTGTCTCTGGACTTCCAGCATTTGTGGATATACCCAGAGGACCTAATAATGTAGCAACAACAGAGAAAGATGATG aAACGCTGTCGGGAAGCAAGAAGAAGCAACGCACCATGGGCAGGAGCAGCGGAACGGCCTCTGGCTCTCTTCCAGATACAGCATCCAGAAAGGCAATCGTTGCTGCTACCGATGGCTCATCGAAAAAGAGAGATCCCTGCAAAGACACCTCCAGATCCAAAGAGATCCAAGCACAGGGCATCCTGaaaccaaaaaaatctctctccaGTAGTATGTGCAATAAAAAAGCTTCATCAAGGATCCTCTGGGAAGAAAATGTTCACAGGCAAAACCAGCTCCTAAAAA GTGATTATGAATTCTGCGGTTCAAGTGACAAAATAAAGGAGCACAAGGAGGAGGATGAGCGGGAGCGAGCCAGCGGGGTAACACTATCCACAGCTCGCTCGCCAGATGTTACTCGAGAGAAAAACGATGCGCTCACCCGGCCAGAAACCGGCTCCCAGACTGAGAAAACTCCACCAACCCCACAGACGCTGCGG GAAGCGCTAGAAACCCATAAGCCTCAGTTCATCTCTCGTTCCCAAGAAAGGCTGAAGAGACTTGAAAATATGGTCCGGCTGAGGAAAGCCCAGCAGAGCAACGCTCCCGCAAGCAACCAAGGAGCGCTTGTTTGCAAGCTGTCCTCAACATCCActtcaagcaaaaaaaagcaatacaCCATTCCTCACCCTCTCAGCG ATAACCTCTTCAAACCAAAGGAAAGATTCATTCCAGAGAAGGAGATGCATATGAGATCCAAAAG GATTTATGACAATTTACCTGaagtaaagaagaaacaagaagaaaaacagaaacggATCATCATCCAGAGTAACAGAATGCGTGTTGAGATCTTTAAAAAG caatTACTGGACCAGCTCCTTCAAAGAAACACAGAGTGA
- the C9H10orf90 gene encoding (E2-independent) E3 ubiquitin-conjugating enzyme FATS isoform X1 — MPSGEGKPPCLRCARHSRLDFQVKPCAKWTRETQSFVTQMCLSINYSSWKKTGRFGVTQKQWGTDGQRTCTGLQRESAAERKSSSTKESLSSQNTTSISPIVISQMTDENKSKENWPALPMQSMIPQPSAYHTKQSLANHGSVDINRVFMVLPSRLEIQASLDDATSPLDSPIAEEKQCQNQQKGFASITITARRVALGSSDPARGRGAVQEPSTVSPTSSKVPAAFRCWPPAGKSNQRASPLKISESCSQLGEEPRKQLFDPGKKENGVGLQSSDGREGVPPSFTSCVHLQVSQQCPNTIYYLDKSLNVCIDQPRINYQKIHRSVLSFHINCSSSRLTADGVDGIANGEPIEAIFQTKLLGENETPLRSNLRAHLTENNVINKEKTNEGYLGSKYPLQSVFVSGLPAFVDIPRGPNNVATTEKDDGKQSGSYHTTFSLQLPNSSDEAETLSGSKKKQRTMGRSSGTASGSLPDTASRKAIVAATDGSSKKRDPCKDTSRSKEIQAQGILKPKKSLSSSMCNKKASSRILWEENVHRQNQLLKSDYEFCGSSDKIKEHKEEDERERASGVTLSTARSPDVTREKNDALTRPETGSQTEKTPPTPQTLREALETHKPQFISRSQERLKRLENMVRLRKAQQSNAPASNQGALVCKLSSTSTSSKKKQYTIPHPLSDNLFKPKERFIPEKEMHMRSKRIYDNLPEVKKKQEEKQKRIIIQSNRMRVEIFKKQLLDQLLQRNTE; from the exons gagtgacACAAAAGCAATGGGGCACTGACGGTCAGAGGACATGCACAGGCCTTCAGCGGGAGAGTGCTGCGGAGAGAAAATCAAGCTCTAccaag GAATCTCTGTCATCACAAAATACAACATCGATTTCACCGATAGTCATTTCACAGATGACTGATGAGaataaatcaaaagaaaattgGCCCGCTTTGCCTATGCAGTCCATGATCCCCCAGCCCAGTGCTTACCACACGAAGCAATCTTTGGCTAACCATGGTTCAGTCGACATTAACAGAGTATTTATGGTACTTCCCAGCAGATTAGAAATTCAAGCATCTTTAGATGACGCCACGTCTCCATTGGACTCTCCCATCGCAGAGGAAAAACAGtgtcaaaaccagcagaaaggGTTTGCCTCCATAACTATTACTGCCAGGCGTGTTGCCTTGGGCTCCAGCGACCCAGCACGTGGACGCGGGGCCGTGCAAGAGCCCAGCACCGTGTCCCCAACCTCAAGCAAAGTCCCTGCTGCCTTCCGTTGCTGGCCTCCAGCCGGCAAATCAAACCAGCGTGCCTCTCCATTAAAGATTTCTGAATCCTGCTCACAATTAGGCGAAGAGCCACGAAAACAGCTTTTTGACCCTGGAAAGAAGGAGAATGGCGTGGGTCTTCAAAGCAGTGATGGGAGAGAGGGAGTACCACCTTCGTTCACCTCGTGTGTCCACCTTCAGGTTTCTCAGCAGTGTCCAAATACCATCTATTATTTAGACAAGTCGCTCAATGTATGCATTGACCAACCTCGAATTAACTACCAAAAAATTCATAGATCAGTGCTGTCCTTCCATATAAATTGCAGTTCGTCTAGATTAACAGCAGATGGAGTAGATGGCATAGCTAATGGAGAGCCAATAGAGGCGATATTTCAAACAAAGCTCCTAGGAGAAAACGAGACTCCACTCAGATCAAACTTGAGGGCCCACTTGACAGAAAATAATGTGattaataaagagaaaacaaatgaaggcTATTTGGGTAGTAAATACCCTTTGCAAAGTGTCTTTGTCTCTGGACTTCCAGCATTTGTGGATATACCCAGAGGACCTAATAATGTAGCAACAACAGAGAAAGATGATGGTAAGCAGTCTGGCAGCTATCACACTACATTTTCTCTCCAGCTTCCTAATTCAAGCGATGAGGCAG aAACGCTGTCGGGAAGCAAGAAGAAGCAACGCACCATGGGCAGGAGCAGCGGAACGGCCTCTGGCTCTCTTCCAGATACAGCATCCAGAAAGGCAATCGTTGCTGCTACCGATGGCTCATCGAAAAAGAGAGATCCCTGCAAAGACACCTCCAGATCCAAAGAGATCCAAGCACAGGGCATCCTGaaaccaaaaaaatctctctccaGTAGTATGTGCAATAAAAAAGCTTCATCAAGGATCCTCTGGGAAGAAAATGTTCACAGGCAAAACCAGCTCCTAAAAA GTGATTATGAATTCTGCGGTTCAAGTGACAAAATAAAGGAGCACAAGGAGGAGGATGAGCGGGAGCGAGCCAGCGGGGTAACACTATCCACAGCTCGCTCGCCAGATGTTACTCGAGAGAAAAACGATGCGCTCACCCGGCCAGAAACCGGCTCCCAGACTGAGAAAACTCCACCAACCCCACAGACGCTGCGG GAAGCGCTAGAAACCCATAAGCCTCAGTTCATCTCTCGTTCCCAAGAAAGGCTGAAGAGACTTGAAAATATGGTCCGGCTGAGGAAAGCCCAGCAGAGCAACGCTCCCGCAAGCAACCAAGGAGCGCTTGTTTGCAAGCTGTCCTCAACATCCActtcaagcaaaaaaaagcaatacaCCATTCCTCACCCTCTCAGCG ATAACCTCTTCAAACCAAAGGAAAGATTCATTCCAGAGAAGGAGATGCATATGAGATCCAAAAG GATTTATGACAATTTACCTGaagtaaagaagaaacaagaagaaaaacagaaacggATCATCATCCAGAGTAACAGAATGCGTGTTGAGATCTTTAAAAAG caatTACTGGACCAGCTCCTTCAAAGAAACACAGAGTGA
- the C9H10orf90 gene encoding (E2-independent) E3 ubiquitin-conjugating enzyme FATS isoform X2, with product MVRTNFVESNWKRKTNKRKKKKFRLHLLDTGEQRRNNQQIEGVTQKQWGTDGQRTCTGLQRESAAERKSSSTKESLSSQNTTSISPIVISQMTDENKSKENWPALPMQSMIPQPSAYHTKQSLANHGSVDINRVFMVLPSRLEIQASLDDATSPLDSPIAEEKQCQNQQKGFASITITARRVALGSSDPARGRGAVQEPSTVSPTSSKVPAAFRCWPPAGKSNQRASPLKISESCSQLGEEPRKQLFDPGKKENGVGLQSSDGREGVPPSFTSCVHLQVSQQCPNTIYYLDKSLNVCIDQPRINYQKIHRSVLSFHINCSSSRLTADGVDGIANGEPIEAIFQTKLLGENETPLRSNLRAHLTENNVINKEKTNEGYLGSKYPLQSVFVSGLPAFVDIPRGPNNVATTEKDDGKQSGSYHTTFSLQLPNSSDEAETLSGSKKKQRTMGRSSGTASGSLPDTASRKAIVAATDGSSKKRDPCKDTSRSKEIQAQGILKPKKSLSSSMCNKKASSRILWEENVHRQNQLLKSDYEFCGSSDKIKEHKEEDERERASGVTLSTARSPDVTREKNDALTRPETGSQTEKTPPTPQTLREALETHKPQFISRSQERLKRLENMVRLRKAQQSNAPASNQGALVCKLSSTSTSSKKKQYTIPHPLSDNLFKPKERFIPEKEMHMRSKRIYDNLPEVKKKQEEKQKRIIIQSNRMRVEIFKKQLLDQLLQRNTE from the exons gagtgacACAAAAGCAATGGGGCACTGACGGTCAGAGGACATGCACAGGCCTTCAGCGGGAGAGTGCTGCGGAGAGAAAATCAAGCTCTAccaag GAATCTCTGTCATCACAAAATACAACATCGATTTCACCGATAGTCATTTCACAGATGACTGATGAGaataaatcaaaagaaaattgGCCCGCTTTGCCTATGCAGTCCATGATCCCCCAGCCCAGTGCTTACCACACGAAGCAATCTTTGGCTAACCATGGTTCAGTCGACATTAACAGAGTATTTATGGTACTTCCCAGCAGATTAGAAATTCAAGCATCTTTAGATGACGCCACGTCTCCATTGGACTCTCCCATCGCAGAGGAAAAACAGtgtcaaaaccagcagaaaggGTTTGCCTCCATAACTATTACTGCCAGGCGTGTTGCCTTGGGCTCCAGCGACCCAGCACGTGGACGCGGGGCCGTGCAAGAGCCCAGCACCGTGTCCCCAACCTCAAGCAAAGTCCCTGCTGCCTTCCGTTGCTGGCCTCCAGCCGGCAAATCAAACCAGCGTGCCTCTCCATTAAAGATTTCTGAATCCTGCTCACAATTAGGCGAAGAGCCACGAAAACAGCTTTTTGACCCTGGAAAGAAGGAGAATGGCGTGGGTCTTCAAAGCAGTGATGGGAGAGAGGGAGTACCACCTTCGTTCACCTCGTGTGTCCACCTTCAGGTTTCTCAGCAGTGTCCAAATACCATCTATTATTTAGACAAGTCGCTCAATGTATGCATTGACCAACCTCGAATTAACTACCAAAAAATTCATAGATCAGTGCTGTCCTTCCATATAAATTGCAGTTCGTCTAGATTAACAGCAGATGGAGTAGATGGCATAGCTAATGGAGAGCCAATAGAGGCGATATTTCAAACAAAGCTCCTAGGAGAAAACGAGACTCCACTCAGATCAAACTTGAGGGCCCACTTGACAGAAAATAATGTGattaataaagagaaaacaaatgaaggcTATTTGGGTAGTAAATACCCTTTGCAAAGTGTCTTTGTCTCTGGACTTCCAGCATTTGTGGATATACCCAGAGGACCTAATAATGTAGCAACAACAGAGAAAGATGATGGTAAGCAGTCTGGCAGCTATCACACTACATTTTCTCTCCAGCTTCCTAATTCAAGCGATGAGGCAG aAACGCTGTCGGGAAGCAAGAAGAAGCAACGCACCATGGGCAGGAGCAGCGGAACGGCCTCTGGCTCTCTTCCAGATACAGCATCCAGAAAGGCAATCGTTGCTGCTACCGATGGCTCATCGAAAAAGAGAGATCCCTGCAAAGACACCTCCAGATCCAAAGAGATCCAAGCACAGGGCATCCTGaaaccaaaaaaatctctctccaGTAGTATGTGCAATAAAAAAGCTTCATCAAGGATCCTCTGGGAAGAAAATGTTCACAGGCAAAACCAGCTCCTAAAAA GTGATTATGAATTCTGCGGTTCAAGTGACAAAATAAAGGAGCACAAGGAGGAGGATGAGCGGGAGCGAGCCAGCGGGGTAACACTATCCACAGCTCGCTCGCCAGATGTTACTCGAGAGAAAAACGATGCGCTCACCCGGCCAGAAACCGGCTCCCAGACTGAGAAAACTCCACCAACCCCACAGACGCTGCGG GAAGCGCTAGAAACCCATAAGCCTCAGTTCATCTCTCGTTCCCAAGAAAGGCTGAAGAGACTTGAAAATATGGTCCGGCTGAGGAAAGCCCAGCAGAGCAACGCTCCCGCAAGCAACCAAGGAGCGCTTGTTTGCAAGCTGTCCTCAACATCCActtcaagcaaaaaaaagcaatacaCCATTCCTCACCCTCTCAGCG ATAACCTCTTCAAACCAAAGGAAAGATTCATTCCAGAGAAGGAGATGCATATGAGATCCAAAAG GATTTATGACAATTTACCTGaagtaaagaagaaacaagaagaaaaacagaaacggATCATCATCCAGAGTAACAGAATGCGTGTTGAGATCTTTAAAAAG caatTACTGGACCAGCTCCTTCAAAGAAACACAGAGTGA